A region of Rattus rattus isolate New Zealand chromosome 7, Rrattus_CSIRO_v1, whole genome shotgun sequence DNA encodes the following proteins:
- the LOC116905572 gene encoding 60S ribosomal protein L39-like yields the protein KQTNSKCFSSLPPRATPLTWLFSRSSPKTFRIKQFLGKKQKPNRPIPQWIQVKTDNVIKYNSKRRHWRRKKLGL from the coding sequence aaacaaacaaacagcaaatgctTCTCTTCTCTGCCACCACGTGCCACACCCCTAACTTGGCTTTTCTCCAGATCTTCTCCAAAGACTTTCAGAATCAAGCAATTCCTGGgcaagaaacaaaagccaaatcgTCCTATTCCTCAGTGGATTCAGGTGAAAACTGATAACGTAATCAAGTACAACTCCAAGAGAAGacactggaggagaaagaagctggGTCTGTAA